A window of Streptomyces sp. Je 1-332 genomic DNA:
CGTCTCCTCATGGCGCTCGCGGTGCTCGCCCTGACGACGTTCATCGTCTGGATCGACCGTGCCGGCTATCACGACAACTCCGACAACAAGCTCGACTTCCTCGACGCCGCCTACTACTCCACCGTCACGCTCTCGACCACCGGATACGGCGACATCGTCCCGTACAGCGACAGCGCGCGGCTCTGCAACATTCTCCTGATCACGCCGCTGCGCGTGCTCTTCCTGATCATCCTGGTCGGCACCACTCTCGAAGTGCTCACGGAACGTACGCGCGAGGAATGGCGTCTGAACCGCTGGAGGTCCAACTTGCGTGAACACACCGTCGTCGTCGGCTTCGGCACCAAGGGTCGCTCGGCGATCCAGACCGTCTGCGCGACCGGTCTCAAGCCCGAGCAGATCGTGGTGGTCGACCCGAGCGCGAAGGTCGTCGACGCCGCCACCGCCGAGGGGTACGCGGGCGTCATCGGCGATGCGACGCGCAGTGACGTGCTGCTCCGCGCCGAGGTGCAACGCGCCCGGCAGATCATCATCGCGACCCAGCGCGACGACACCGCCGTCCTGGTCACGCTGACCGCCCGGCAGATGAACCG
This region includes:
- a CDS encoding potassium channel family protein: MFHVKLPGHDPLARNPDEHLVTHRIKLPRQIVERPLRQVAKRLLMALAVLALTTFIVWIDRAGYHDNSDNKLDFLDAAYYSTVTLSTTGYGDIVPYSDSARLCNILLITPLRVLFLIILVGTTLEVLTERTREEWRLNRWRSNLREHTVVVGFGTKGRSAIQTVCATGLKPEQIVVVDPSAKVVDAATAEGYAGVIGDATRSDVLLRAEVQRARQIIIATQRDDTAVLVTLTARQMNRGAKIVAAVREEENAPLLRQSGADAVITSASAAGRLLGLSVLSPSAGMVMEDLIQQGSGLDLVERPVIKAEVGLGVRETDDLVVSVVRGHRVLGYDDPAVGKLQLMDRLITIVRATKTSPMAPDAKSSPPRGGLRT